Part of the Xiphophorus couchianus chromosome 2, X_couchianus-1.0, whole genome shotgun sequence genome, GGGTTGACTGCagtaaacaaaagtttaaaggaAATGTACAATAATGGGTTCTAATTGTTTGTATTCTCATCGTTCCATCAGAGCTTGGAAAaggatttgattaaaatattaagaatctGTAAACATTCTTCCCTGCTCCATTCACTAGAATGACAGATAtttgaatttccttttttattttattaattttttcaaaagataaataaaatcataaagtataaatattaaattaacagGAACCCTGTATTGTGGgttttctaaatttgttttaagGTTTAACCCCGGGCTTGTCaatatcagaaaaacatctaattgCAATTCTTTTTTTGAATACAGTGATGTCGGTATTGATTAAGaataaccctttttttttagctcttttcTTTGTCGTCCATGCAGAATTTGAAACATAGTATGtaatcaaatattgcatccaatAAGTTTTTTGTGATTGTGATACTGACACAGTGCTAATCAAATTTGAAGCATTGTGCAGCTCTAGTTTAGGCCGGGCTGTCACCTCATATGTCACCTGTATTAGAGTTGTGTTAACTACTGTTGTCACCTTGAATTTTATATGATTATTAGTATCCAGAGGATTTGCGGAAGTATGAATATATTCCAGATTTTGCAGTAAGAGGGCTTCACTATGATGTCCAGAAGGTGAGAGAAAGTTCTCCTCTGTAAAATTGTAAGGATCGGCTAAGGATGGAGTTGCCATGTTAAAATCATTGATCTGATTTGCAACAGGCACTCCTGATGAAGATAGATGCCTTTCATTACATCCAGCTGGGAACTGTTTACAGGTATTTTCCTTGAGTCCAGAGGGCAATCTTaacatttatttgcttaatGGTTTTAGGATAGGAAGTTTTTCTCATGTCACAAACAGTCAAGggttaagatttttaaaatatgcgtGTCTTTataggaaataaaaatctaagctactaccaatatttttttcagcaaaagtTGTTGAATAtaaggctgaaacaattaatcagattaattgtgatgaatcgatgattgaaataattgtcaactaatttagcaatcgatCACTCCGGACTCTAAAAAAGgccattttctgaaaacacaacatcCTCAGAGCCATTAATTAAGctcaaactaaacaaaaacatatacattttgcatctaaggtaaaataaaacctgtctAAGCTAAAACTCCTCAagtagttttagcttcatccagTTCAACATCCATGCATCcattattttgcatgtttgtccctagtggggtcgcaTGGTCTTCTGGTTCATATCATAAAATTCTGAagcaaagagcaaaacaaaaaaatcccaataaacattttttgctatccaattattaatatGTTCATCAACAAATTAGCCCTACATTGTAGTGGTATTATATCAAGCAGAAAGAGCTCAGCTTTTCAcgtgttgatgttagaagtattttttagctgcagattcgtcctttgctacaaatgatcaagcgttcaCTGAAAGAATGCTACGGTTTTGCATGTGAGGcaataaagttattattttattatttaaaaaagaagttgaattatttgttcatttgtatAGTTTATTGCATTTGAGGTGTTATATAGAAAGGCCAATTTCTTTATGTGATTGATCgtcaaaataattgataaaataaccgattactaaaattattctttctctttttgcagAGGTCTTCATCCAATGCCTGACGAGGAAGTCGTCGCCATGTATGAAGGCTCCCATGTTCCTCTTGAGATTATGAGCGACTTCTATGGCAAGGTGAAGCTCATTTGCACACTTTCTAGCTCTTAGTTTAGCTGCTGAAGCCCCAAATGTACACAGTGATGATGAACGCCTGTCCTGCAGAGTATACATGGCCACACTATGAAACAGTTCATGGACATATTCTCGCTGCCGGAGATGACACTCCTCTCTTGTGTCAACGACTTCTTCATGAGGCACAACATCGATTACGAGCCCGTCCATCTCTACAAAGACGTAAAGGTAAATGTGAACGTGGTTTCATAATCATTTTATGGTTATGTGCAGGGGTTGTGCACATATTTATTCAGCCTTCATGAGGAAATTCTTTGAAGGACCATCTTTCTCCATCAATTCCAGCTCCAAACGGTGAGGTTTTTGCCTCCCTCCAGCAGCTTTGcacatatttctttatttcgtCCTTGCAAAATAGCTAAATTCACTCATATCTGATGGATTGTATCTGTGAAAATAGATATTCAAGTCTCGCCACCGACTCAGAGTTGGATCATAACATTTTGATCTCTAAAGTGTCCGTTGTGCTGTTTGTTTGGCGGTGTTGCAAGGCTTGAAGATGGAAACCTTCAAGCTGGCTGCCTCTGACAGgctttcttccattttctctgAATTTATCTTTTCATCAAAGAAGGGAAGAACCTCATAGaataatgctgccactaccatttTCCTGTGGGGAAGAAGTTGTGTTCGCTCATTGTCAGTTTTCCACCACAGATGGTCTTTTCATGTTGGTCAGTATTGGCTTACTGTGACACTCTTatacatttttttgacatttatattgcataaatgtcaaaaatgcaaTATAAATGTACTGCATTTATATTGCATTTCACACTTTATCTTTATCACACTGCTCTGTGCTTGTcacaaattcacaaaataattctaaaaCGCATTTAGGTTTGTGATTgtagtaaaaatatgtataacGCTTTAGGGGTATAAATAGCTATCCCAGACTAATAGTACTTGAGTGTTGCTGTATTTACACGTTGCAGCTCCCTGCGACACTCCAGCCGTCCTGTGCCGTCTTAATTTTAGCACTGCTAAAAAGCAGCGTCTAATTTTAGACGAGCAATTTCACCACCAGCCACGTGGCTCTGCTACTTCACAGGAGGAACGGTGAGAAATCAGCGCCATGTTTTCCCTCTGAGGCCTGCTGTCGTGCTGCTCCTGTCTGTTCTCAGTGACGCTAAAGCATTTTTTTGACAGATAGCTGTCATTAAaagctccacacacacacacacacacacacacacacgttctGTGTTTGAAGAATCCCTCTCATCTTTTCAAGGACGCCCTCCTTAATCTCTTTCTTCTCTCCCGCTTTATGATTCAGTTTTGACCTTTTAcgtttttgaaactttttgttcttttaaattttttattgcgTCAGCTAGTCTTTGAATATGATGGAGGTTTTAGGTTTCCCCACAAGTGTATGTGTGGTTTTTACGGAGTCGTCGGTTCAAAAGTTTCCTCACTGTGACAACAGAGCTCCAAAACTCCGgctttcttcctgtttcattCGTATTCAAGAACGATTCTTCTCGCGCTTCAAGCCAACTGTTTATTTACAGAGTAAAGTTGCTGTCAGAGCTGAATGCTAATTGTGTGTCACTGACTTTCTGGCTGAgtgctgtttgcttttcttcctCGCAGGAAGCTATCAGAGATGTCCATGTCAAGGGCATTATGTATCGAGCTGTGGAGGCGGATATTGGTAACATTCCTTAacacatttccttttgtttgagAAAATGATACTGCCTTATCTCAGAAGGTGCAAACACATCGTTTCAGCATTGAGAGGTCACGCTTTTTAAATAGAAAGCACAATAGATTGGTACTATTGACccgtctttttttctgtttttttttttatttttctaggaaaatacatttgctaTGGTGAGCAAAGCCATGCTGTGTTGAAGAAGCTGTCGGCGCACGGAAAGAAGATGTTTCTCATCACCAACAGCccttttgattttgtgtgagTAAGATTAATCCATGTTTGTTCACAGCGAGTAATGTTTTGCAGTACTAATGTTGAATTTATGGAACTGTTTTGCAGTGTTCATACAGTGTTCCAACAGCTACcctgtttttgtgtatttttgcattttattggaattttctTTTGAGTGGCGcttaattgtgaagtagaattAAAAGCCTACAttgaattaaaatctgaaaaactgtAACGTTCACTCATATTCACCAGTTCCAATCTTCAATCTGATactcctggaaaaaaaaatctgtgaaatcaGTTACCTTCAAAAGTGACTTATTTAATCAATAGATGTGCATAATTTAATCCCAGTATAAAGGAGTTTGTTAGCAAGCATTAATGAACAAACGACAtcacaaagaaggaaaaaaacatctggaataAAGAAGTTTATAGCTTAAAATACcattccaattttttttagcatctcACCGAACATTTTTCATTCCATCATGCAGAAATGAAAAGGGAATGACATAATTGCAAGCCTTCCAATGAATGCCATTTCATTGATCAGACAACCCaggcaaggagagcattaatcagagaagcagccaagagggccatggtaactctggaggagctgcagagatcaagAGCTCAGGTCAGACAATCTGTGAAGAGGAGAAATactagtttttttcccccctcgaAAATCTGGTATTTAAGgtgtggcaagaagaaagccataaaaattCCCATGAGCACCAGGTCACTAACTAGCCGTGTAGAGGACACAGACATGCTGAAGAATGCCCTCTGGTCAGGTGAGACCAAAGTTGAGGTTTTTTTGCTTACGTGCAAAACATAGAAAGCTAATACTTCACATTACCCTTAGGAAAAACACCATCTCCATGCTGAGACATGGGGGATGACATCATCACAGAGCTGCTTCTCTTCAGCAGGAACAAGGAAGCTCAGAGTTGACTGATGAATGGATCTAAATACACATCAGACTAGGAAGAAAACTTGAACCGACAGCGCTCCAGTCTCAAAAGGTTCAACgagtttgaatacttttgagaGGCGCTGTGTGCAGCGGGCCTCACACATCAGAGCGCCAATATTTACTATTCTGTACACTTTCGCATTGACCATGAAGTCCTTTGAAGTCAAAGCTGTTTGCACAAATTGAGCAGTTGGGAATTTGAGCTTCAAAAGATTATCTAAAGCCCAAAAGCAATGAAGCGATGTCCTTGTTTTAATATTAAGTCATCAAAGCAATAAGGAGGGAGATGAGTACACACACTGAAATTAGTCgattcttaaatatttattaatggaGTGTTTTAAATTGCTATGTAAATTCAAGTTTTGATGAATGAAGTTTCGAGCGCACGCTCAACACATTTTCCAGCGGGCGGTGGGGTCGGCGGTTTGTTCCAGGTGTCTTTGGAAAACGAGCTCAATCTGTAATTTGCCTCCGTCGCATCAACAATGTAGGAATTAGTTTGAAAAGCAGAGCATGTAAGTAAGAGGAAAAACTGCTGCAAAGATGGCGAAATGGTACTGCAAAGTGGCCAATTAGGATAAAAAAACGCACCAGGAAAGTGCAATGTAACTACAGtcatttctgtaaatgtatGTAGTTTGTGTCTAACTGCTGCATGTTCTCCAGGTTTTGTACAAACAGATGAAACGCCCACACCGAGCGTAGACGTCCGGTTGCTGGTGTGCCATAGAGTAGAAAAAGCTATCGATCAGGGAGGAAATATTGTCACCCCTCTATGGTTTGCTTTAAAGCTGGGCTGGCCTTAAATATTGATGTTTAAATTGATCAAATGTGCTCTTGTAAAAGCTGTGACACAGAGGTTCTGCCTTAGAAAATACTATGCTCTTCATTCTCACGCCACTGAGTAAAATCTATGTTTTGTCTTTGACGTTCTACCACAGCCACGCCAACtgtttataaagcactttaggAACAACAGGCACTGACCGAAGTCCTGaacaaaaaatgattaaaataaaacctttgaaattgaaacaaaagaaatgattaaaaggagaaataaaatagTTCTGACATAAAACAGTATTATTTTGATTGATAGTCACTGCTACATTTTGATAATACAAGTTTTGGAGAATCTTCCTACAGTTTGAAGATCTTTGGCTCGTTCTTGAGTGCTGCATGTTTGGTTCAAAGGTCACGTCGTTTTGGTTGTTTCCTACCTGGATTCTTTTGGGACGCGAACCAGAGCGGACCTTCATGAGATTTTCTTCCTAACATGTTCATAGGAGGACAAGCCACTTTGATAAACAACAATTTAAGGTCATTTTTTCTATACTTTACTCATACTGTACCATATGGAAATATGGTCAATCACCATCAGTAATATCTACCAGCACATAAAGTTATTTTGGTTTACCCAGAGATGATTGAAATATTCCCAACTCCGAAGACTTAAACCTTCAGTCTTCAagtctgtttaaatatttttcttgtctgtAGCTATAGAAACCTCTCATTGTATGTATAACAAAAACTGCATGTCTGGTTTTGTGAATACAGCCTGTAAGGTCAGTGGCAGTAGTGTTTGTGACGAGAAGCCAGCAGGAAGTGAAGGTCAGTTTTAGCCAGCAGCAAACTTCCCTtacagaataaatttgttctcCTCCCTTCTGGTTTTAGGTAAGGACCAAATAGGGCAAAGTTCAATAGATATGTTGTCTTTTTGTTCTCCGGTGTAATAAATTAACTGAATCAACCCAACCCTCCTACATTTATAGAGCAACACTGAATACTGTTGTCTGATTTTATCGATTTCaaatagattattttgtttccttttcttgtcCCCTTTTGTAGCTTAACTCAGTGTTGTTTTCTGGcaatattgtttaatttgtcCTATgtccttatttattttcttttactgacatattttttcactttatgcCTCTTCATAGCAGATCCAGTTTGAAGTTGAGATCTCTATGTGCTTCAGTTATCTTATCTTTTGACTATCTCTGCATAATACCTTCATGCCTCAGTCCATGGCTTTCAAAGGGATAAACTCAAACAGtcttccctgtttttttttttttttagcctttcttcttcatggtACCTTAAAATTACCCAACATAAAGGTACCAATAGTGAAGTAATAACAGCGTTGCAAAAGATGGTAGTGAACAAAAAGTTGTTCCAGTACATCTAAGCAGCTATTtccctgtgttttgttttcatgggTCGACACACACTGTGATCcgtgtgtctttttaaaaaaaaaaatgttactgttGCAACATTACCAGCACTGTGACCATGTACTGCTTACTCCACCTCACATCTTGAGGTATCTATTGACTCTGATCCTTGTTCTCATCAGGGACCGTGGAATGAGCTACATTGTGGGAAAAGACTGGAGAGACTTGTTTGACGTCGTTATTGTCCAGGCCGATAAACCTAGTTTCTTCAACGACAGAAGAAAGTAAGTATTTTCTCTGAGTGGCTTCTCCTGTGTTCTCATAAATATGATTGTTCTGCTTGCTGTAGTTTAGACTGTTTCTAACTGAACTGTTGACAATTtgcacttcctgcttttttttccacagaccCTTCAGGCGAGTGACAGACAAAGGTGTGTTACTGTGGGACAGGATTCACAGGCTGGAGAAAGGGGAGATCTACAAGCAGGTACTGCGACGGAAAATTTATACTTTATACAGTCTAAAAAACTGCTGAGTTAAATCCAATTTTGGAGTGTTTTGCTATCTGAGTGTTTGGTCAAATATGAACTGATGCATAATTTAACACTTTGTCAATTGATGAGTCCAACAGTATACTGGTTAAAATGAAGACTATGTTGAAAAGAATAATTCTTATCCTGGATTACAGTAAACTTATatagtttttagtttaattttgcaCTAAAACCGACTAATTTGATGCAACCTCGTCTTTAAACTCTTGGGAATGAccaataaaataagaaaagttaaATCTGGGATAATTTACCAGGCATGGGCGGAGAATCCATCATTCAGAGAGAAGTTTGattgaatatttaatgaattaTGAGCTGAATTATcttaatataacaaaaacacGCTACACTGTCTATGTTGCCTCTATTAGCAGTTCTTTGGTCATTGTGTGGATGTTGAATTTAGCTCATGCTtactatttatttgtttttttccacttccatgtttttatttgttacatgaactattcatatttattattgcgtgaatgaaataaacaataaaaagtaaacatggAAATGGAAATGCAAACAATTTGGCAACTAGAAggcaaatgttttcttctgtgaaaataATCACTGACATTTGTGCTATTGTACATCATAACTTTGCCATCTTTCTATTCTATATTTGATACAGCGCAAGAGGTTCAGTGAAATCTGATGAGGTCGTTCTTTAGTTCTCACAGATTTCTGACCCAGTGTCTCGTTAAAACTGTCCAACTTCACTCCCAAGATCATTTGGCTCAGAGAAAAAATCCAGCAGTTTTCTCCTGTGTGAATTTCCTGCTGTGGCCACATTCATTGATATAACAGTTCCcttgttttatttgatatatatatttctttgctCTACAGGGAAACCTCTATGAGTTCCTCAGACTCACTGGCTGGAGGGGatccaaagtgctttactttGGAGATCACATTTACAGTGACTTGGCAGTAAGCAGCATCCACACATATTTACTACTAATAGCTAATTTTATCTGCACAGACTGTTGCTGTTCGGGATTTGAGCAAAAAGAGGAGTCTTGTTTTACCACAGAGAAGTGTGTAATCCTCTAAGCTAAAAAGACAGATTCTGGCTGTTTAATCTTCCCAGTAGTCTATGGCCCATATTTACCATTCCAGTCAATTTCTCACAGTTCACAATAACACCCCTGCGGGACGCTCGGCTTATCAGATGAGATTCAGAAACGTTGCCGACACAAATGCAGGAGCAATCGGCTCATTATCAGTGAAGACCAAAGAGGTTTATGAGGAGCAGCACAAGTTAACGTCGAATCTCAACCAAGCAGACCTGTTTAGCCACAAGCTGGTAATTAACTAACTACATGCACATGTTTGTGGTGTGCTGCTGTACCCCACACCCAAAACACAATATAAACTTTAACATCATCGCCTGTTCAGGTACTTAGCATGCGTTCGGGGGGTTCAAGTCATCGGAGCGATGGAAATTCAGTCAGTAGACATTCGTCCTGCAACCGGTGAGTTGCCAGTTTGAATGGGTGAATGGCTTTACTGTGCAGCTacgtaggcctgtcacaataaacaataaatcaattaatcgcatgatagattaaaagaaactcaataattttcatttgcttcatttattgtttttgtctctttttaccaaaaactgaatgatgaaagtcttcagtctggtgttttggtctcaaaaacaacagaaagaaagaaattattttttctttttttgaaagataattttgtttacagagacttcataatttattttatttgttgtttctgtggttttctttatttattttggatattccaaatgtcttccagttccagtgtttaaagCGTTCATTagaattaaaatgtattgatctttgagaacgtgttcttgcatttttatgcgattattattattatattacttgaaactgctctcaaaacaacaatattatcatttatcgcaataagttctgggacaatttatcgtccagcaaaatttgttattgtgacaggcttacaACTACGGGCCATTTACTATTTTCAAGACGTTTGATTTGGTTTGATGTTGGATGAAATTCCAGAAGGAAtgccaaaaacaagaaaactgctAGTCCTCACCGTGTTTTGGTGTCCCGCATTGCCCCTGAACTCTCTGATAGTGTTGGCGAAAAGAATGTTCCTGTGATAACATCGCAGTCACAGATTACAATGTgcaagatggaaaataaaacagtaaagcaACCAAGCAAGAACACAAATAAAGGTTCAGTTTATCTGGGCATTTTTCTCTTGCTGGTTAGGTATTTTCGATGAATAATAGagataaaaaacaatcagaatgTTGAAATCTTTTGCAGAACGTAATTTCTGAGCCCTCTCAGAGTGCGTACGCAGCTTATTTTCGAGCCTAAGAGATAGAGTGCCTATGTGGTTACTGATTTTCTGCAAAAGAAGAAGATAAGACTTGTCTTGGTGTTCCGAACATATTTGCAGCtcctggaaaagaaaacaatatggACTCACTACTGTGGCAGGTTATGgtgtttaatttttgctttagaTATGAACAAagctattgttttgtttgagcTGAACACTGTGGCTTTGTAATGCTTTTCTTAAACAAATTGACATGACTGTGTTGTAGTTAGTGACACATTTCtttcagataaaaagaaaaattggaaTCATTTATCTTGTGgaaaaagtaatgaaaacaaaacagcacgACTTTTACTCCTAAGGcaacacatttttcatcatttcaatACCTTTTCCCTTTTCGTGTTTTCCTCAAAGGAACTTGAAGTAAAACATAGTCACATCCCGACTTGCAATCATGTTAAAACATCTTCTGTTTTCAGCTGGTACAGAATTTGGGGTTTAGATGATTACAGTGTGCATCTTTCACTTAAACAATGTCACATTCCCATTTGCAAAGATAAGTGTGTCCGCTCTGCCAAATGTTTAACTGCGTGTTTggaaaatgaatattaattttgACTAGAACTccttaggaaaaaaaacaggcacctttctgacttaaaaaaggttttataattattttattactaaaaGTACAAAGCTTTACTAACTCTGGTCCTTATTCATTCTGCTCAAACTGACGCGCAAACTTGAACTTGCTCTAGCTCAATGTTTGAAATGGATTAATGGGCACTAAAATGCCTTATCTGCGTAAATTGTTAAATGTCAGCGCGTCAGTATCACTCCACTTTATTCAATTCTTATCTCTAAAAGCGGCTCGTTTGTCACTGCCAGGCTAACTTCTGCCAATATATTATTTGGAATCGCGGAGTTTAAGTGCTTCGGAGATGTGTTTATAAATATGCATGATCAGCTGTGAAGAGCGATACTGAAAGAAACAATTTACATCACTGGCATGAGGCCTGCTCAGTGGCCAGCAGCCATGAGTCAATTATGTTGTCGAGCTTGTTTAGAGCAATAGAAGTTGACATTTGTGGGTTATACTGACCACAATTTACTGTCAGACCCCCTGGGTGGAGAGAAGGAGATAATGGCTGTAAATAGGCACAGTGGAGAAATGTCTTCAGGTTACGGCAGAGTTGATTCAATTACACAAATATGCTCTCCAACTCCATCTCAGGTACTTTTGAGTCACTCATCAGATCCCataccagctgaaaatgtgtcTATTGACATTTCTTTCAATGTTTACCTAAGCATTATGTCGCCACTTTACTGTTTCCTAACTAATTTCTTGCAATTAATTGGCGCAGCTCACATGCTTTTGACTCAGCTTTGATGTTCGTCAGGATTTAACTCTGAAACACGGCTGGAGGACAGGCGCCATCATCCCTGAGCTGCGGAAGGAGATAAAGATCATGAACACGCCGCAGTACGTCCACATGATGACCTGGTTACAGGCTCTGACCGTACTGATCGAACAGATGCAGGTCAGACGACCATTGCAAACATTCGATTTCATCTTCCTGTGCCACTCCGTCTTTACTTCTTTAATTTTAACGTGCACGGGGTTTTGTCTAAACAGGCGCACCGGGACCCAGCAACCCAAGCTGTCGTCGAGGAGTGGATCAAAGAAAGAGAAGCCATGAAGTAATCTAAGATGGATTTGATCTGAAAagatttagctttaaaaaaaaaaaacaaatcctgcaTTATTAACTCCGCTGCAGTAGAAATGCCCACATCTTGATTacgtttgtttttgtggcaGGCCGCAGACGAAGGACATCTTCAACGCTCAGTTCGGCAGCCTCTTCCGCACCTACCACAATCCCACCTACTTCTCACGGCGACTCTCCCGCTTCGCCGACATCTACATGGCCTCTATCAGCTGCATGCTCAACTATGACCTCCAGCACACCTTTTTCCCTCGACGCACTCCTTTGCAGCACGAGACGCCCCTTTGGCCGGAACAAAATTCTTCCGGATTTGGggtctcttcttcttctccccctcctcctcctcctcctctaaCGCCTCAGGACCGAAGCAGAGTCTGA contains:
- the nt5dc3 gene encoding 5'-nucleotidase domain-containing protein 3, translating into MAPLSRSLSSLVKHTECLWRVGLFRSFIPSHAFRSGWWKRNFKAVCCGGAGVQPLLQQRGAQNCAASVSSSSSDGQDTTERLWSVYSETKRQTEVISTSAVDPDTIFANNEMSLRDIEIYGFDYDYTLAFYSSHLHTLIFDIARDILINNHRYPEDLRKYEYIPDFAVRGLHYDVQKALLMKIDAFHYIQLGTVYRGLHPMPDEEVVAMYEGSHVPLEIMSDFYGKSIHGHTMKQFMDIFSLPEMTLLSCVNDFFMRHNIDYEPVHLYKDVKEAIRDVHVKGIMYRAVEADIGKYICYGEQSHAVLKKLSAHGKKMFLITNSPFDFVDRGMSYIVGKDWRDLFDVVIVQADKPSFFNDRRKPFRRVTDKGVLLWDRIHRLEKGEIYKQGNLYEFLRLTGWRGSKVLYFGDHIYSDLADLTLKHGWRTGAIIPELRKEIKIMNTPQYVHMMTWLQALTVLIEQMQAHRDPATQAVVEEWIKEREAMKPQTKDIFNAQFGSLFRTYHNPTYFSRRLSRFADIYMASISCMLNYDLQHTFFPRRTPLQHETPLWPEQNSSGFGVSSSSPPPPPPPLTPQDRSRV